One part of the Thermoplasmata archaeon genome encodes these proteins:
- a CDS encoding glycosyltransferase, translating into MTVPEATPESRTQRSTVVGRPTVRGKYLFVGAEKFWVRGISYGTFYMDENRQERLTPEKVERDFSQMAAHGFNVVRVYTAPPRWLLDAALEHGLRVMIGLNWGEHMAFLGEPRRVEEIEGRVRTWIRSSAGHPAVFCYIIGNEIPTSIVRWHGRRRVERFIERLYRIAKEEDPDALVTYVNYPSTEYLRLPFLDFFCFNVYLESRDSFEGYLSRLHSLSDDRPVMLAEIGLDSLRGGEQRQATMLESQVKAAFLLGCAGVIIFAWTDEWYHGKYRVEDWAFGLTTLDRTPKLALPAVSKAFAESPFPPGLQWPKFSVVVCTYNGASTIRDTLEALRNLDYPSFEVIVVNDGSTDGTAQIISSYPYRVIHEENQGLSRARNIGIAAATGEMVAFIDDDAYPDPHWLRFLALSFMEAKYAAVGGPNLAPSTDGWRAGAIANAPGGPNAVLLTDRTAEHIPGCNMAFRKSALEAIGGFDPVFRTAGDDVDLCWRLRDRGEVIGYSAAAVVWHHRRRSLRTYWKQQVGYGKAEALLEKKWPSRYDSLGRLSWLGRIYGRGVSYDLSSLGGRVYQGVWGTAPFQSLYQPIRSRWSWALMPEWYLLVAILSGMFLLSLGWEASFLLGPCLLLSLAVPVAQAAISAARARFLGSRATSRWSLLELRTVVLVLHLSQPMARLVGRMRGGLTPWRRRGPKTRPRLRPLRMIYWRDEREPPEDTLRALQKDLQTAGAIVRVGGEFDAWDLEVLGGPFGRSQLLLAVEDHAPRKQLLRFRISPKVSRSAIGLSAAFGALAVGALQSGVWVSSIVAAVIAAFVAARALADCGFSAGILGEWVRRFGATEPAPSTTVEGRDEIKQADEPPRPREPHEEVLE; encoded by the coding sequence ATGACCGTCCCCGAAGCGACGCCGGAGTCTCGGACCCAACGGAGCACCGTTGTGGGCCGTCCCACGGTCCGAGGAAAGTACCTGTTCGTGGGGGCCGAGAAGTTCTGGGTTCGCGGCATCAGTTATGGTACATTCTATATGGACGAAAACCGGCAGGAGCGTCTGACGCCCGAGAAGGTGGAGAGGGACTTCTCGCAGATGGCGGCGCACGGCTTCAACGTCGTACGCGTGTACACCGCGCCGCCTCGGTGGCTCTTGGACGCAGCCTTGGAGCATGGGCTCCGGGTCATGATCGGACTCAACTGGGGCGAGCACATGGCCTTCCTGGGCGAGCCGAGGAGGGTCGAGGAGATCGAAGGACGAGTCCGAACCTGGATTCGTTCGTCCGCGGGCCATCCCGCCGTGTTCTGTTACATCATCGGGAATGAGATCCCCACGTCGATCGTCCGGTGGCACGGACGGCGTCGCGTCGAAAGATTCATCGAACGCTTGTACCGGATTGCCAAGGAGGAGGATCCGGATGCCTTGGTCACCTACGTAAACTACCCGTCGACCGAATACCTGCGCCTACCATTCCTGGATTTTTTCTGCTTCAATGTTTACCTCGAATCCCGTGATTCGTTCGAGGGCTATCTCTCCCGTTTGCACAGTTTGAGCGACGATCGTCCCGTGATGCTCGCGGAGATTGGGCTGGACAGTCTGCGCGGGGGGGAACAACGGCAAGCCACGATGCTGGAGTCGCAGGTCAAAGCCGCGTTCCTGCTCGGCTGTGCCGGGGTCATCATCTTCGCCTGGACGGATGAATGGTACCACGGGAAGTACCGGGTCGAGGACTGGGCCTTCGGCTTGACGACCCTCGATCGAACGCCGAAGCTCGCCCTTCCCGCAGTGTCAAAAGCCTTCGCGGAATCGCCCTTTCCGCCCGGACTCCAGTGGCCGAAATTCTCAGTGGTTGTGTGCACGTACAACGGCGCGTCGACGATTCGCGACACACTGGAAGCCCTACGCAACTTGGACTATCCCTCCTTTGAAGTGATCGTCGTGAACGACGGCTCGACCGACGGGACCGCGCAGATCATCTCGAGCTATCCCTACAGGGTCATCCACGAGGAGAATCAAGGCCTGAGCCGAGCGCGCAACATCGGAATCGCAGCGGCCACGGGAGAGATGGTGGCGTTCATCGACGACGACGCCTACCCGGACCCACACTGGTTGCGGTTCCTCGCCCTTTCCTTCATGGAAGCCAAATACGCTGCGGTCGGCGGCCCGAACCTCGCCCCATCGACTGACGGATGGAGGGCAGGCGCGATTGCGAACGCCCCCGGCGGGCCGAACGCGGTTCTCCTCACCGATCGGACTGCGGAGCACATCCCAGGATGCAACATGGCGTTCCGGAAGAGCGCGCTCGAAGCGATCGGAGGGTTTGACCCCGTGTTCCGGACCGCGGGCGACGACGTCGATCTCTGTTGGCGACTACGGGACCGCGGGGAGGTCATCGGATATTCCGCCGCGGCGGTCGTCTGGCACCATCGCCGCCGGTCCCTTCGAACGTATTGGAAACAGCAGGTCGGATACGGAAAGGCGGAAGCGTTGCTGGAGAAAAAATGGCCTTCGCGGTACGATTCCCTCGGGCGGTTGAGCTGGCTCGGCAGGATCTATGGCAGAGGCGTCTCCTACGATCTGTCTTCGTTGGGCGGACGTGTCTACCAAGGCGTCTGGGGCACGGCACCGTTCCAGTCGCTGTACCAACCGATCCGTTCTCGCTGGTCTTGGGCTCTGATGCCCGAGTGGTACCTGCTCGTCGCGATCCTCTCTGGGATGTTCCTGCTCAGCCTGGGGTGGGAAGCGTCCTTCCTCCTCGGGCCGTGCCTGCTCCTTTCCCTCGCTGTGCCGGTCGCCCAAGCCGCGATCTCCGCCGCCCGGGCCCGCTTCCTCGGCTCTCGTGCGACCAGCCGGTGGTCACTCCTCGAACTCCGGACGGTCGTCCTGGTCCTGCATCTCTCCCAACCGATGGCCAGGCTCGTCGGGAGGATGCGGGGCGGCTTGACTCCCTGGCGGAGGCGAGGCCCGAAGACGCGACCTCGGCTCCGACCCCTTCGCATGATTTACTGGCGTGACGAGCGCGAACCGCCGGAGGATACATTGAGAGCGCTTCAGAAGGACCTCCAAACGGCGGGCGCGATCGTGAGGGTCGGCGGGGAGTTCGACGCATGGGACTTGGAGGTCCTTGGAGGACCGTTCGGAAGGAGTCAGTTACTCCTCGCCGTGGAGGACCACGCCCCGCGGAAGCAACTCTTGCGCTTCCGAATTTCTCCGAAGGTTTCCCGGTCGGCGATCGGCCTCTCCGCCGCGTTTGGGGCTCTCGCGGTGGGAGCCCTTCAATCCGGCGTGTGGGTATCGAGCATCGTGGCGGCCGTGATCGCGGCCTTTGTCGCTGCGCGGGCGTTGGCCGACTGCGGATTCTCGGCGGGCATCCTAGGCGAATGGGTCAGACGGTTCGGAGCCACCGAACCGGCGCCGTCCACGACGGTAGAAGGGAGAGACGAAATCAAGCAGGCCGATGAACCGCCTCGACCACGGGAGCCACACGAGGAGGTACTGGAGTGA
- a CDS encoding ABC transporter ATP-binding protein: MTPPDDGPKEETKRRSPKRVDPDEFRGATDGASHRPLDEQQATDRKSDRPSHEPRRLDDKRRAHDSPAIPSRRTTPQRSEPVGAHPPSVRDKRDRRFIATAAELITGAFLSYFALDALSTVPTRWVRFIGPIFALGVLWLITARQVLQTRERPPAKRRMGRRLLRAMRPYVPSIALLFLVSFASVPLTLITPLPIKLIVDNVVGSKPLPGYVAWLMPYVAWLTPNPSGAANEAVLAIAIGILLGATVLTQLQNLANAWLTNRLGNQMNVDMRVRLFRQLQRLSTAYHDTKGTTDSTYRIQYDATALSSLSTEILVPLVTAILTLGGMIVVMASLDLQLAFIALLVSPFMFLLTLTYRRRIRVGWRNVKSSESAAMSVAQESLSASRVVKAYGQEARANEQFRSRYTKTASASLNVTVDQGKYSLIVGVVTAIGLAAVLFIGVQHVQAGTLLAGDLLVVYYYMTQFYSPLKDVGKKVLDIQKSMAGMERFLEILDEKADVPEKPDARPLESAVGHIAFKGVSFGYDASRPVLRDVSFDLPRGMCLGIVGPTGSGKTTLANLLVRFFDPTEGAITLDGIDLRDYKVADLRNQFAVVLQDTLLFSTTIAENIRFAKPDATDREIEAAARLANASEFITNLPDGYETQVGERGMKLSGGERQRISLARAFLKDARILILDEPTSSLDLRTEASVIDAIHRLMNGRTTLMIAHRPSTLRACDVILFLEPNGMSRLTNEVAASLQQLAAAGTEASGSALVGEGSV; encoded by the coding sequence GTGACCCCGCCTGACGATGGGCCGAAGGAGGAGACGAAGCGGCGGTCCCCCAAACGCGTCGATCCCGATGAATTTCGTGGCGCGACCGACGGAGCGTCCCATCGGCCTCTCGACGAGCAACAGGCCACCGACCGGAAGTCCGATCGCCCTTCCCATGAGCCGCGGCGCCTCGACGACAAACGAAGGGCCCACGACAGCCCCGCGATCCCGAGCCGGAGGACAACCCCGCAGCGGTCCGAGCCCGTGGGCGCCCATCCGCCTTCGGTCCGCGACAAGCGTGACCGGAGGTTCATCGCAACCGCGGCCGAACTGATCACCGGCGCGTTCCTTTCGTATTTTGCGCTCGACGCGCTCTCGACGGTCCCCACACGGTGGGTCCGCTTCATTGGGCCGATTTTCGCGTTGGGAGTTTTGTGGCTCATCACCGCACGTCAAGTCCTGCAAACTCGGGAGCGCCCTCCGGCCAAGCGGCGGATGGGTCGGAGGCTACTCCGTGCAATGCGCCCATACGTCCCATCCATCGCTTTGCTCTTCCTCGTGTCCTTCGCGTCGGTGCCGCTGACCTTGATCACTCCCTTGCCGATCAAGCTCATCGTAGACAACGTCGTCGGGTCGAAACCGCTCCCGGGTTATGTGGCGTGGCTGATGCCCTATGTCGCGTGGCTGACGCCTAATCCCTCTGGGGCCGCGAATGAGGCGGTGTTGGCGATCGCAATTGGCATCCTCCTGGGAGCGACGGTCCTCACCCAACTGCAAAATCTCGCGAACGCCTGGCTTACCAATCGCCTCGGAAACCAAATGAACGTCGACATGCGAGTCCGATTATTTCGTCAATTGCAGCGTCTATCGACCGCGTATCACGACACGAAGGGGACCACGGATTCCACGTACCGCATCCAGTACGATGCGACCGCGCTCTCATCTCTGTCGACGGAAATCCTCGTCCCTCTCGTCACGGCCATCCTCACGCTCGGAGGGATGATCGTGGTCATGGCCAGCCTCGACCTGCAGCTCGCCTTCATCGCCTTGCTCGTGTCCCCTTTCATGTTCTTGCTCACGCTCACCTATCGACGTCGGATTCGTGTCGGCTGGCGCAACGTGAAGTCCTCTGAGAGTGCGGCGATGTCCGTCGCACAGGAGTCGTTGAGCGCATCACGCGTCGTGAAGGCGTATGGCCAGGAAGCCCGAGCGAACGAGCAGTTCCGTTCCCGTTACACGAAGACGGCCTCAGCCTCGCTCAACGTGACCGTCGACCAGGGTAAATACAGCCTGATTGTCGGTGTCGTAACGGCAATCGGTTTGGCGGCCGTCCTGTTCATCGGCGTCCAGCACGTGCAGGCGGGGACCCTGCTCGCCGGCGACCTGCTAGTGGTCTACTACTACATGACCCAATTCTACTCGCCTTTGAAAGACGTGGGGAAAAAGGTCCTCGACATCCAGAAGTCGATGGCTGGGATGGAGCGATTTCTCGAAATTCTGGACGAAAAAGCCGACGTCCCAGAGAAACCCGATGCACGTCCGCTCGAGTCCGCCGTCGGCCATATCGCCTTCAAAGGAGTGTCCTTCGGATACGATGCAAGTCGGCCCGTCTTGCGCGATGTGTCCTTCGATCTGCCCCGCGGCATGTGCCTTGGCATCGTCGGCCCGACCGGGTCTGGGAAGACGACCCTCGCCAACCTCCTCGTGCGGTTCTTCGACCCGACGGAGGGCGCGATCACCCTCGACGGGATCGACCTCCGCGACTACAAGGTCGCCGATCTCCGGAACCAGTTCGCCGTTGTCCTCCAAGACACCCTCCTCTTCTCGACGACCATCGCCGAGAACATCCGCTTCGCCAAGCCGGACGCGACCGATCGTGAAATCGAAGCGGCGGCGAGGCTAGCCAACGCAAGTGAGTTCATCACGAATCTTCCGGACGGGTACGAAACACAGGTGGGCGAGCGGGGGATGAAACTGTCGGGTGGGGAGCGTCAGCGCATCTCACTCGCCCGTGCCTTCCTGAAGGACGCGCGGATCTTGATCCTCGATGAGCCGACGAGTTCGCTCGACTTGCGTACCGAGGCCTCGGTCATCGACGCGATCCACCGGCTGATGAATGGCCGTACGACCCTGATGATCGCGCACCGGCCGAGCACGCTGAGGGCGTGCGACGTCATCCTCTTCTTGGAGCCGAACGGGATGAGCCGGTTGACCAACGAGGTCGCGGCGAGCCTCCAGCAGTTGGCCGCGGCCGGCACGGAAGCGTCCGGAAGCGCCCTCGTCGGCGAGGGGAGCGTCTGA
- a CDS encoding NAD-dependent epimerase/dehydratase family protein: MTGGNGFIASHLAERLEDLGDDVTLLDLEFNANTKSLDCERVRADVRDYAAIHDAVEGKDAVFHFAAVSRVAWGQEDPYNCWTTNQLGTLNVLEACRKSESRPTLFYASSREVYGEPRYLPVDEAHPKAPVSVYGVTKLCAERACRSYAASSGLDRSVDEVIFRFSNVYGSERDLPERVIPKFMASALRGEDIVLYGGEQVLDFTFIDDTVGGILRAYLATIDNGRDLVGEEFHFVTGRGVSVSELAEMIVNLTGSSSRIVRGSANGFEVRRFIGDPRKSQKMLGYAPRVRLEDGLKRLKERMLSTSHRDFTRGVRGSPTVVEELPGW, from the coding sequence GTGACGGGAGGCAACGGGTTCATCGCGAGCCATCTCGCGGAGCGACTCGAGGACCTCGGCGATGACGTTACCCTCCTCGACCTCGAATTCAACGCGAACACGAAGTCCCTCGATTGCGAGCGGGTCCGGGCGGACGTCCGCGATTACGCCGCGATTCACGATGCGGTCGAAGGGAAGGACGCGGTCTTCCATTTCGCGGCGGTCTCTCGCGTCGCGTGGGGCCAAGAGGATCCGTACAATTGCTGGACGACGAACCAGCTCGGCACGTTGAATGTCCTGGAGGCGTGCCGGAAGTCGGAGTCCCGGCCGACGCTCTTCTATGCGTCGAGCCGCGAGGTCTACGGCGAGCCTCGCTACCTGCCCGTCGACGAGGCCCACCCCAAGGCGCCCGTGTCGGTCTACGGCGTGACGAAGCTCTGCGCGGAGCGGGCCTGTCGGTCGTATGCCGCTTCGAGCGGACTCGACCGCTCGGTCGACGAGGTGATCTTCCGGTTCTCGAACGTGTACGGGAGCGAGCGGGATCTGCCGGAGCGGGTGATCCCGAAGTTCATGGCGAGCGCCCTGCGGGGCGAGGACATCGTCCTGTACGGCGGCGAGCAAGTGCTCGACTTCACCTTCATCGACGACACGGTCGGCGGAATCCTGCGGGCGTACCTCGCGACGATCGACAACGGCCGCGACCTCGTCGGCGAGGAATTCCACTTCGTCACCGGGAGGGGGGTGTCCGTCTCCGAGCTCGCCGAGATGATCGTCAACCTGACAGGTTCGTCCTCCCGGATCGTCAGGGGCTCCGCGAACGGGTTCGAGGTCCGCCGTTTCATCGGCGATCCGCGGAAATCGCAGAAGATGCTCGGGTACGCTCCGCGTGTCCGGCTCGAAGACGGACTGAAACGCTTGAAGGAGAGAATGCTCTCGACGAGTCATCGAGATTTTACTCGTGGGGTCCGTGGGTCTCCCACCGTCGTCGAGGAGCTCCCGGGGTGGTGA
- a CDS encoding phosphotransferase — translation MALIDGLDQLLAGSGQPGLPELRGLLQELLGGPAAKGSFLGHSQLKPQSTRVFRLRFAVNGHPDTLIVKRLSPAIAHRNELAAKRWLPAAGLGSIGPPLAGSVADPTGACVWHVYNDLGPHGLDPQRAAPEAVRAAVEQIARMHTRFARHPLLGEVRLHGGDLGMQFFRANVKDAVYALDAWEAGASDEALRLRLLQRLDALRRDLPERERLVEDSGGAETLLHGDLWAMNVFVIETKDGLQARLIDWDHVAVGPFSYDLSTFLLRFPVDQRQSILEFYRKEVETQGSRLPEQDTLNALFQTAEYARIVNRIIWPAIALVMDHAEWATEALTEVEGWFDQFKPVLPSPVPPERTLERAG, via the coding sequence ATGGCCCTGATTGACGGTCTGGACCAGCTTCTCGCTGGCTCCGGGCAGCCGGGCCTGCCCGAACTCCGCGGATTGCTGCAGGAACTCCTCGGAGGGCCGGCCGCCAAGGGGAGCTTCCTCGGACATTCGCAACTGAAGCCGCAGTCCACGCGGGTGTTCCGCTTGCGCTTCGCCGTCAACGGCCATCCCGACACACTCATCGTCAAGCGTCTGAGTCCCGCAATCGCCCACCGGAACGAACTTGCGGCGAAGCGCTGGCTTCCCGCGGCCGGTCTGGGCAGCATCGGTCCACCGTTGGCGGGCAGCGTCGCCGACCCCACTGGGGCCTGCGTCTGGCATGTGTACAACGACCTCGGTCCGCACGGGTTGGACCCGCAACGTGCTGCACCCGAGGCGGTCCGAGCGGCCGTCGAACAAATCGCGCGGATGCACACTCGGTTTGCCAGGCATCCACTGCTGGGGGAAGTCCGGCTCCACGGCGGTGACCTGGGGATGCAGTTCTTCAGGGCGAACGTGAAAGACGCCGTCTACGCCCTCGACGCGTGGGAGGCGGGCGCAAGCGACGAAGCCCTGCGCCTCCGCCTCCTCCAACGTCTCGACGCCCTCCGACGAGACCTTCCTGAGCGGGAACGACTCGTCGAGGACTCGGGAGGAGCGGAGACCTTGCTCCATGGCGATCTGTGGGCCATGAACGTCTTCGTGATTGAGACGAAAGACGGACTGCAGGCACGCCTCATCGACTGGGACCACGTTGCCGTCGGCCCGTTCAGCTACGACCTATCGACGTTTCTCCTGCGCTTCCCGGTCGATCAGAGGCAATCCATCCTCGAATTCTACCGCAAAGAAGTGGAAACACAGGGATCGCGGCTCCCCGAGCAGGACACCCTGAACGCCCTCTTCCAGACCGCCGAGTACGCTCGAATCGTCAACCGGATCATCTGGCCGGCAATCGCTTTGGTCATGGACCACGCCGAGTGGGCGACCGAGGCGCTCACGGAGGTCGAGGGGTGGTTTGATCAGTTCAAACCCGTCCTCCCGTCGCCTGTGCCGCCTGAGCGAACGCTTGAGCGCGCGGGGTGA
- a CDS encoding NAD-dependent epimerase/dehydratase family protein, with product MGRILITGGNGFVGSHLAERLVALGQSVTLFDLHFTSNSRGLGCAKVRGDVRDYRSVREAARGKDAVFHFAAVSRVAWGQQDPYSCWVTNQLGTLNVLESCRKSRSKPVLFYASSREVYGEPETLPVTESAPNNPISVYGMTKLCAERACLTYAAPETNGHKVNQVIFRFSNVYGSERDVPERVIPKFMAKALRGEDITLFGGDQVLDFTFIDDTVFGILKAYQATLDGRDDLFGQKFHFVTGRGVSISDLAKMVVEVTGSSSQILKGSSNGFDVRRFIGDPAKSRTVLGFEARVPLEEGLETLKERLLTIETTPAAT from the coding sequence GTGGGCAGGATTTTGATCACGGGAGGAAATGGTTTTGTCGGAAGCCATTTGGCTGAACGCCTGGTGGCTCTCGGCCAATCGGTAACGCTATTTGACCTCCATTTCACCTCGAATTCCCGAGGGCTTGGGTGCGCGAAGGTCCGCGGCGATGTCCGAGATTACAGGTCCGTGCGAGAAGCCGCGAGGGGGAAGGACGCCGTCTTCCATTTCGCCGCGGTGTCGCGCGTCGCTTGGGGCCAGCAAGATCCGTACAGTTGTTGGGTTACGAATCAGCTGGGCACGTTGAACGTCCTCGAGTCCTGCCGGAAATCGAGGTCCAAGCCGGTCCTCTTCTATGCGTCGAGCCGGGAGGTGTACGGCGAGCCGGAGACTCTCCCGGTGACCGAGAGCGCACCGAACAACCCGATTTCGGTATACGGCATGACGAAACTGTGCGCGGAACGGGCGTGTCTGACGTATGCGGCCCCCGAGACCAATGGTCACAAGGTCAATCAGGTGATCTTCCGCTTCTCGAACGTGTACGGTAGCGAGCGAGACGTGCCGGAGCGGGTGATTCCGAAGTTCATGGCGAAGGCTCTTCGAGGGGAAGACATCACCCTCTTCGGCGGCGACCAAGTGCTGGATTTCACGTTTATCGATGACACCGTCTTCGGGATTCTGAAAGCGTACCAGGCCACCTTGGATGGCAGGGACGACCTCTTCGGTCAGAAGTTTCATTTCGTTACCGGGCGCGGCGTGTCCATCTCGGACCTTGCGAAGATGGTCGTGGAGGTGACGGGCTCGTCGTCCCAGATCCTCAAGGGCTCCTCGAACGGCTTCGACGTCCGCCGGTTCATCGGAGATCCCGCGAAGTCTCGGACAGTGCTTGGCTTTGAGGCCAGAGTGCCCTTGGAGGAAGGATTGGAGACCCTCAAGGAGCGCCTGCTCACGATCGAGACGACCCCGGCTGCGACCTGA
- a CDS encoding sugar phosphate nucleotidyltransferase has protein sequence MARVDSQPTTLSTPSRLDGHEALITAGGAGTRLLPFSKEIPKEMFPMICSDRDGSLILKPLIQAIFEQLHAAGVRSFYIVVGRGKRAIEDHFSVDSGLLEYLDKDGKAWKSLAEFYEKIRSSNLVFLNQAEPRGFGDAVLLGRPVIRGNFLLQAADTFIQSAGDRYLHRLETAHRKYRAAATVLFRDVPDPRAYGVLEGIRLEDGVLRITSAVEKPRAPKSNHAIMPVYVFTDRIFDALSSVPPGKNGELQLTDAIQELIVAGETVIGVRLGSDEVALDIGSPETMVDALRLALQSVDINGSDVLALGETPLVTAVAGAEAARSHPEVGTRTGRRASERPRGHGSPSGTNDERVRIKQVARWLSTLYASLLRPPWQSRTRGWRPAGIARRSWENLFRRDDPGPLDPVGVEPSALSPIDPPETGFTDRVPTMK, from the coding sequence GTGGCGCGCGTGGACTCCCAACCAACAACGCTGTCGACCCCTTCACGGCTCGATGGGCACGAGGCGCTCATCACCGCGGGCGGCGCGGGGACGAGACTCCTTCCGTTCTCCAAAGAAATCCCGAAGGAAATGTTCCCCATGATCTGCTCCGATCGGGATGGTTCCCTGATCCTGAAGCCGTTGATCCAGGCGATCTTCGAGCAGCTCCACGCGGCCGGAGTCCGTAGCTTCTACATCGTCGTCGGACGAGGCAAGCGGGCCATCGAGGATCACTTCTCCGTGGATTCGGGGTTGCTGGAGTACCTGGACAAGGACGGGAAGGCATGGAAGAGCCTCGCTGAATTCTACGAGAAGATCCGATCCTCGAACCTCGTGTTCCTCAATCAGGCCGAACCCCGGGGGTTCGGGGATGCGGTCCTCCTCGGCCGGCCCGTCATCCGCGGGAACTTTTTGCTCCAAGCGGCCGACACGTTCATCCAGTCGGCGGGGGACCGATACCTGCATCGGCTGGAAACGGCGCACCGAAAGTACCGCGCGGCGGCGACGGTCCTGTTCCGTGACGTCCCGGATCCGAGGGCGTACGGGGTGCTCGAGGGGATTCGCCTCGAAGACGGAGTCCTGAGAATCACGTCCGCGGTGGAAAAACCTCGGGCGCCGAAGAGCAACCACGCGATCATGCCGGTCTACGTCTTCACGGACCGGATTTTTGACGCCCTGTCGAGCGTCCCCCCCGGCAAGAACGGTGAGCTGCAACTCACGGATGCGATCCAGGAACTCATCGTGGCGGGCGAGACCGTGATCGGCGTCCGGCTCGGTTCGGACGAGGTGGCCTTGGACATCGGCAGCCCCGAGACGATGGTTGACGCCCTTCGGCTCGCGTTGCAATCCGTTGACATTAACGGGAGCGATGTCTTGGCGCTCGGGGAGACTCCTCTCGTGACCGCTGTTGCCGGGGCAGAAGCGGCCCGCAGCCATCCCGAGGTCGGAACGAGAACCGGCCGCCGCGCCTCTGAACGGCCGCGAGGCCACGGCTCGCCTTCAGGAACGAACGACGAACGAGTACGGATCAAGCAGGTTGCGCGGTGGCTTTCCACACTGTACGCATCGCTCTTGAGGCCGCCCTGGCAGTCGCGCACGCGTGGCTGGCGACCAGCCGGAATTGCGCGGCGGTCCTGGGAGAACTTGTTTCGGCGGGACGATCCCGGGCCGCTTGATCCCGTCGGCGTCGAGCCGTCGGCCTTGAGTCCCATCGATCCCCCCGAGACGGGATTCACCGACCGCGTGCCAACAATGAAGTAG
- a CDS encoding phosphotransferase, protein MHVRDLRAHRHRCTFEVSFGPEDDERSVIVKVYDKDRSDVFDVMESVVAAGFDSDALFAIARPLACLDSARILVQEKVLGTEAVEIFRGDEMERQIEAARRCGTWLGHFHTKAPLQGALRGPDRVRFAIRFWAQGLCDAGGPFAGKAERLLRKLEAEAPTVLGEFEPRASHGTYMPEHVMLSGARTVSIDLDEYHIADPAQDLAWFIISLQRLGLEERKSLRVYDRVIEEFLRGYACSGPPIGLSHLPFFRATAFLFQAHRDLCKLQPPVPDWSEIMLDEGINSPRWEDADRDDLQTPPLVPRGARQVRGRHPGRIDERTEVD, encoded by the coding sequence ATGCACGTCCGAGACCTCCGAGCGCATCGGCATCGTTGCACCTTCGAAGTTTCGTTCGGGCCGGAGGATGACGAACGAAGCGTCATTGTGAAGGTGTACGACAAGGATCGCTCCGATGTCTTTGACGTGATGGAGTCGGTCGTCGCCGCAGGTTTCGACTCTGATGCATTGTTCGCGATCGCCAGGCCCCTGGCTTGCCTGGATTCTGCTCGCATCCTCGTGCAGGAAAAGGTCCTCGGGACCGAGGCCGTGGAGATTTTCAGGGGCGACGAAATGGAGAGGCAAATCGAAGCGGCCAGGCGATGCGGGACTTGGCTCGGGCACTTCCACACGAAGGCACCGCTACAAGGCGCCCTCCGCGGGCCGGACCGGGTGCGCTTCGCTATCCGATTTTGGGCGCAGGGGCTCTGCGACGCCGGTGGGCCGTTCGCGGGCAAGGCCGAACGCCTGCTGCGGAAATTGGAGGCCGAAGCCCCCACCGTCCTCGGCGAGTTCGAGCCGCGCGCGAGCCACGGAACGTACATGCCCGAACACGTCATGCTGTCCGGAGCCCGGACCGTCTCCATCGACCTCGACGAGTATCATATCGCGGACCCGGCCCAAGATCTGGCATGGTTTATCATATCGCTCCAACGGCTCGGCCTGGAGGAACGGAAATCCCTCCGTGTCTACGACCGTGTGATCGAAGAGTTCCTCCGCGGGTACGCGTGCTCAGGTCCGCCGATCGGACTGAGCCATCTGCCTTTTTTCAGAGCCACAGCGTTTCTGTTTCAAGCGCATCGCGATCTCTGCAAACTCCAGCCTCCCGTCCCGGACTGGAGCGAGATCATGCTCGATGAAGGAATCAATTCGCCTCGATGGGAAGACGCGGATCGCGACGACCTTCAGACGCCTCCGCTTGTCCCGCGGGGCGCCCGGCAAGTACGAGGGCGTCATCCGGGTCGGATCGATGAGCGAACGGAAGTTGACTAA